One genomic segment of Cystobacter fuscus DSM 2262 includes these proteins:
- a CDS encoding type II secretion pathway, ATPase PulE/Tfp pilus assembly pathway, ATPase PilB — MRLGELLLHEKLITPEALEEALESQVVHGGRLGTNLVELGLLSEQELARVLGQQHGVSAASGEMVPDPRALALVDPSDADDKDYLPMRVDATRMSVAMLNPGDIATRDALAFKTGKRVVPVIIPEFRMNQLLRRYCKAFRAMRSIDMNAVRPSRAQQEKEKEISRAQNGDLISEEEFQSLYAQALKGGSAAGQEEPVLDLVETVEEEVAPEPVAEPVLEPAETLLEEEVLEPEPLAEPETPPEPVPSPHREAPRRMSVLELEDTPRPRVPAPEQVYTPLTFAEAQAELSRSVDREQVATTVLRFALGKWKRCLLLSVQGSLVTGWRGMGQGVREAAVRRMGIGLQGPSTFRLVRDTRAHYVGPVRRDAASGLFYKLLTGDYPTTAVILPLLVRGKLVHMLYVDNGPGQLTPPDVGELLILSQGVGRSYEAMIRRRKSA, encoded by the coding sequence ATGCGCCTGGGCGAACTGCTTCTCCACGAAAAGCTCATTACCCCCGAGGCGCTGGAGGAAGCGCTCGAGTCCCAGGTCGTCCACGGTGGACGGCTGGGGACGAACCTCGTTGAGCTGGGCCTGCTGTCCGAGCAGGAGCTGGCGCGCGTGCTCGGCCAGCAGCACGGCGTGTCCGCGGCCTCGGGCGAGATGGTGCCGGACCCGCGAGCGCTGGCGCTGGTGGACCCGAGCGACGCGGACGACAAGGACTACCTGCCCATGCGGGTGGATGCCACGCGCATGAGCGTGGCGATGCTCAACCCGGGGGACATCGCCACGCGGGACGCGCTGGCGTTCAAGACGGGCAAGCGCGTGGTGCCGGTGATCATCCCCGAGTTCCGGATGAACCAGCTCCTGCGGCGCTACTGCAAGGCGTTCCGCGCGATGCGTTCCATCGACATGAACGCGGTGCGGCCCTCGCGGGCGCAGCAGGAGAAGGAGAAGGAGATTTCCCGCGCGCAGAACGGAGATCTCATCAGCGAGGAGGAGTTCCAGTCGCTCTACGCCCAGGCGCTCAAGGGCGGGAGCGCGGCGGGCCAGGAAGAGCCGGTGTTGGATCTCGTGGAGACGGTGGAGGAGGAGGTCGCGCCCGAGCCGGTCGCCGAGCCCGTGCTCGAGCCCGCCGAGACCCTCCTCGAGGAGGAGGTGCTCGAGCCCGAGCCGCTCGCCGAGCCCGAGACGCCGCCCGAGCCCGTGCCGTCCCCGCACCGCGAGGCGCCGCGGCGCATGTCGGTGCTGGAGCTGGAGGACACGCCGCGCCCGAGGGTGCCCGCGCCGGAGCAGGTGTACACGCCGCTCACCTTCGCCGAGGCCCAGGCGGAGCTGTCGCGCAGCGTGGATCGCGAGCAGGTGGCGACGACGGTGCTGCGCTTCGCGCTGGGCAAGTGGAAGCGGTGTCTGTTGTTGAGCGTGCAGGGCAGCCTGGTGACGGGGTGGCGAGGGATGGGGCAGGGGGTGCGCGAGGCGGCGGTGCGGCGCATGGGCATTGGCCTGCAGGGGCCGAGCACGTTCCGGCTGGTGCGCGACACGCGCGCGCACTACGTGGGGCCGGTGCGGCGGGACGCGGCCTCGGGCCTCTTCTACAAGCTGCTCACCGGGGACTATCCGACGACGGCCGTCATCCTGCCGCTGCTCGTGAGGGGCAAGCTGGTGCACATGCTGTACGTGGACAATGGCCCGGGGCAGCTCACCCCGCCCGACGTGGGCGAGTTGCTCATCCTCTCGCAGGGCGTGGGCCGCTCGTACGAGGCGATGATCCGCCGCCGCAAGAGCGCGTGA
- a CDS encoding DUF5985 family protein, whose product MNDFLSGMTSGLCLVAGLFFLRFWRKTGDRFFGFFAASFGMMALHRVMMMLLRDSENEHVLKVYLIRLLSFVLILVAIADKNWARPRGKRRPAR is encoded by the coding sequence ATGAACGACTTCCTCTCCGGCATGACCTCGGGTCTGTGCCTCGTCGCGGGGCTGTTCTTCCTCCGCTTCTGGAGGAAGACGGGTGATCGCTTCTTCGGGTTCTTCGCCGCCTCCTTCGGGATGATGGCATTGCACCGGGTGATGATGATGCTCCTGAGGGACAGCGAGAACGAGCACGTCCTCAAGGTGTATCTCATCCGGCTGCTCTCCTTCGTGCTCATCCTGGTGGCCATCGCGGACAAGAATTGGGCGAGGCCTCGCGGCAAGCGCCGGCCGGCGAGGTGA
- a CDS encoding VOC family protein, with product MDVQGFHHLAIQVRDVERVTAFYRDVLGLRELQRHFRADGSLRSVWVGVPGGGFLALEAVAGEPEAGSFRHERPGLLLLALRIAPAERARAVETFARAGIPLEHETRWTVYVRDPEGNRVALSHHPEDPIS from the coding sequence ATGGACGTTCAGGGCTTCCATCATCTGGCCATCCAGGTACGCGACGTGGAGCGGGTCACCGCCTTCTATCGGGACGTCCTGGGTCTGAGAGAACTGCAGCGCCACTTCCGGGCGGACGGCTCGCTGCGCAGCGTGTGGGTCGGGGTTCCCGGCGGCGGCTTCCTCGCCCTGGAAGCGGTGGCGGGCGAGCCCGAGGCGGGCTCCTTCCGCCACGAGCGGCCGGGCCTGTTGCTGCTCGCCCTGCGCATCGCCCCGGCCGAGCGGGCCCGGGCGGTGGAGACCTTCGCGCGTGCCGGCATCCCCTTGGAGCACGAAACGCGCTGGACGGTGTACGTCCGGGATCCCGAGGGCAACCGGGTGGCGCTCAGTCATCACCCGGAGGATCCGATCTCCTGA
- a CDS encoding response regulator, with amino-acid sequence MARLLIVEDHPELASLMVAAAESRGHEATAVHTGEAALALVRPHAFEAAVVDLLLPDMRGSAVLSALRDNAIPAIAVSGVFKGDRFAREATEVYGARAFFEKPFELLHLLEYVEQLCGLDSPPPAPPSDDDSDEVVVFEDATLMELDDEPGFAVTEEDEPLFAPAEPSSPVIPGLTVIEEAGDPLSDERPLPPPLPPAPPRSSYVESAPAFVRETPITLRTVELAGLVDLSSLESPDAREEPLVPEEPPEEELQELEMLDPEDEEPLPATTVPVDEYAPLEEPGPDTAPPPTPAISSEELQALEALGADEGPPPTPSISSEELQALEALGADEAPPPTPTISSEELQALETLGPAEQPSHPEPSAEEHQALEALGPTEESPSTSVVSAEELQALEALGPAEEPPFPEPSVHDLPPRETSAEPLEPEPGLALPFGEREKVWSKTPSTAPRTRAPPAWSLSGNLKDTSVPRLLNAYYEARHSGELKLRQGTTQKVVYFEAGRPVYAASNLAPERFLRFCVRRGVVSEAQAQAAFALAREQNLRSSEALARLGFVDARRRQQVLEEQVKEVLWSTFPWTEGAYGFSALRPPSAGRVALSLFPGDLILEGIQRSEPLVALRQHMPRSRRLFPSAAPPYALHELKLKGQQALLLAYADGTKTVEDLLTLTELPEREGLATLRGLELLGVLEERREEPGSRRRISFGL; translated from the coding sequence ATGGCGCGACTGCTGATCGTCGAGGATCACCCCGAGCTGGCTTCCCTCATGGTCGCCGCGGCCGAAAGCCGCGGCCATGAGGCCACGGCCGTCCACACCGGCGAAGCCGCGCTGGCCCTCGTGCGTCCGCATGCCTTCGAGGCGGCCGTGGTGGATCTGCTCCTGCCCGACATGCGGGGCAGCGCCGTGCTCTCCGCGCTCCGGGACAACGCCATTCCCGCCATCGCCGTCAGCGGTGTCTTCAAGGGCGATCGCTTCGCCCGCGAGGCCACCGAGGTGTACGGCGCGCGCGCCTTCTTCGAGAAGCCCTTCGAGCTGCTGCACCTGCTGGAGTACGTCGAGCAGCTGTGCGGCCTGGACAGCCCCCCGCCCGCTCCCCCCTCCGACGATGACTCCGACGAGGTCGTCGTCTTCGAGGACGCCACGCTCATGGAGCTGGACGACGAGCCGGGCTTCGCCGTCACCGAGGAGGATGAGCCCCTCTTCGCGCCCGCCGAGCCCTCGTCCCCCGTCATCCCGGGACTCACCGTCATCGAGGAGGCGGGGGATCCGCTGAGCGACGAGCGCCCCCTTCCTCCTCCGCTCCCGCCCGCCCCGCCCCGCTCCTCCTATGTGGAGTCCGCCCCCGCGTTCGTCCGGGAGACCCCCATCACCCTCAGGACGGTGGAGCTCGCGGGGCTCGTGGATCTCTCCTCGCTCGAGTCCCCCGACGCGCGGGAAGAACCCCTCGTCCCGGAGGAGCCGCCCGAGGAGGAGCTGCAGGAGCTGGAGATGCTCGACCCGGAGGACGAGGAGCCACTTCCGGCGACCACCGTCCCCGTCGACGAGTACGCGCCCCTCGAGGAACCCGGGCCGGACACGGCGCCACCTCCGACCCCCGCCATCTCCTCCGAGGAGCTCCAAGCCCTGGAAGCGCTCGGAGCGGACGAGGGGCCGCCTCCGACCCCCAGCATCTCCTCCGAGGAGCTCCAGGCCCTGGAAGCACTCGGGGCGGACGAGGCGCCACCTCCAACGCCCACCATCTCCTCCGAGGAGCTCCAGGCCCTGGAAACACTCGGGCCCGCCGAGCAACCGTCCCACCCCGAGCCCTCCGCCGAGGAGCACCAGGCCCTGGAGGCGCTCGGACCCACCGAGGAGTCGCCCTCCACGTCCGTCGTCTCCGCCGAGGAGCTCCAGGCCCTGGAGGCGCTCGGGCCCGCCGAGGAGCCGCCCTTCCCCGAGCCCTCCGTCCACGATCTCCCCCCACGGGAGACCTCCGCCGAGCCGCTGGAGCCCGAGCCCGGACTCGCCCTGCCCTTCGGGGAGCGCGAGAAGGTGTGGAGCAAGACGCCCAGCACCGCGCCCCGCACGCGCGCGCCTCCCGCGTGGTCGCTCTCCGGAAACCTCAAGGACACCAGCGTCCCCCGCCTGCTCAACGCCTACTACGAGGCGCGCCACAGCGGAGAGCTCAAGCTGCGGCAGGGCACCACCCAGAAGGTCGTCTACTTCGAGGCCGGGCGGCCGGTGTACGCCGCCTCCAACCTCGCCCCGGAGCGCTTCCTGCGCTTCTGCGTGCGCCGCGGCGTGGTGAGCGAGGCCCAGGCCCAGGCGGCGTTCGCGCTCGCCCGGGAACAGAACCTGCGCTCGAGCGAGGCGCTCGCGCGGCTGGGGTTCGTGGACGCCAGGCGGCGCCAGCAGGTGCTCGAGGAGCAGGTGAAGGAGGTGCTCTGGTCCACCTTCCCATGGACGGAAGGCGCCTATGGCTTCAGCGCCCTGCGCCCCCCCAGCGCGGGACGGGTGGCCCTGTCGCTCTTCCCCGGCGATCTCATCCTCGAGGGCATCCAACGCTCCGAGCCCCTGGTGGCGCTGCGCCAGCACATGCCGCGCTCCCGCCGGCTCTTCCCCTCGGCCGCGCCCCCCTACGCCCTGCACGAGCTGAAGCTGAAGGGACAGCAGGCCCTGCTGCTGGCGTACGCGGACGGCACCAAGACGGTGGAGGATCTGCTCACCCTCACGGAGCTGCCCGAGCGCGAGGGGCTCGCCACCCTGCGGGGCCTGGAGCTGCTCGGCGTGCTGGAGGAGCGGCGCGAGGAGCCCGGCAGCCGCCGCCGCATCAGCTTCGGGCTGTAG
- a CDS encoding trypsin-like peptidase domain-containing protein, whose protein sequence is MGLGMLAVLAMVGGGGEEARADLARRRNEVVEVVQKVSPAVVFIGTEQEVESPFRGRRSIMEEFFGAPPQAQRTQGLGSGVLVDASGVIITNDHVIRGASAIHVVLADGRELEAEVVGSDANNDLAVLKVNSKQPLPAAKLGTSADLMIGETVVAIGSPFGLSKTVTSGVVSATGRTFKADGRTYNDFIQTDAAINPGNSGGPLLNVDGDVIGINTAIFASAQGIGFAIPADKVRRIMDELTRFGKVRPAWVGLEVEGLSPRLARQLGWDRTYGVVAREVEPGSPAEQAGVRRGDVVAEMGGARISDAEDYVTRARGYPARAAFPLVVFRDGESKTLQVTPVEFPPQLVEALGWNRLGLRVKPVRGAMAVQSVRPGSAADEVGLEPGDLITRINNQPTTEPAAFQEALLSARGSRSVLLVVRRGRYGYHVTLPF, encoded by the coding sequence ATGGGCCTGGGGATGCTCGCGGTGCTGGCGATGGTGGGAGGCGGAGGCGAGGAGGCCCGGGCGGACCTGGCCCGGCGGCGCAACGAGGTGGTGGAGGTGGTGCAGAAGGTGTCCCCCGCCGTCGTCTTCATCGGGACCGAGCAGGAGGTGGAGTCCCCGTTCCGCGGACGGCGCTCCATCATGGAGGAGTTCTTCGGCGCGCCGCCGCAAGCCCAGCGCACCCAGGGGCTGGGCAGCGGGGTGCTCGTGGACGCAAGCGGCGTCATCATCACCAATGATCACGTCATCCGGGGCGCCTCCGCCATCCACGTGGTGCTGGCCGACGGGCGTGAGCTGGAGGCCGAGGTGGTGGGCAGCGACGCCAACAACGATCTGGCCGTGCTCAAGGTGAACTCCAAGCAGCCCCTGCCCGCGGCGAAGCTGGGCACCAGCGCGGATCTGATGATCGGCGAGACGGTGGTGGCCATTGGCAGCCCCTTCGGGTTGAGCAAGACGGTGACGTCGGGCGTGGTGAGCGCCACCGGCCGCACCTTCAAGGCGGACGGGCGCACCTACAACGACTTCATCCAGACGGACGCGGCCATCAACCCCGGCAACTCGGGCGGGCCGCTGCTCAACGTGGACGGAGATGTCATCGGCATCAACACCGCCATCTTCGCGAGCGCCCAGGGCATTGGCTTCGCCATCCCCGCGGACAAGGTGCGCCGCATCATGGACGAGCTCACCCGCTTCGGAAAGGTGCGCCCCGCCTGGGTCGGCCTGGAGGTGGAGGGGCTGTCGCCGCGGCTGGCCCGGCAGCTCGGCTGGGATCGCACCTACGGCGTCGTCGCCCGGGAGGTGGAGCCAGGCAGCCCCGCCGAGCAGGCGGGCGTGCGCCGGGGCGATGTGGTCGCCGAGATGGGCGGCGCCCGCATCTCCGATGCCGAGGACTACGTCACCCGCGCCCGCGGCTACCCCGCGCGCGCCGCCTTCCCCCTCGTCGTCTTCCGGGATGGCGAGTCGAAGACACTCCAGGTGACACCCGTGGAGTTTCCTCCCCAGCTCGTGGAGGCGCTGGGATGGAACCGCCTGGGACTGCGGGTGAAGCCGGTGCGCGGCGCCATGGCGGTGCAGTCGGTGCGTCCCGGCTCGGCGGCGGACGAGGTGGGCCTGGAGCCGGGGGATCTCATCACGCGCATCAACAACCAGCCCACCACCGAGCCCGCGGCCTTCCAGGAAGCGCTGCTGTCGGCCCGGGGCAGCCGCAGCGTGCTGCTGGTCGTGCGACGTGGCCGCTACGGCTACCACGTCACCCTGCCTTTCTAG
- a CDS encoding ATP-binding response regulator produces the protein MSLVLVVDDEPAVLEVLSQVVEDLGHDVIQARDGEEAWSLARARRPQLVVTDHMMPRLSGLDLCRRMRGDELLGRVPIILLSAVLPHGAPEAYAFLHKPFEITDFEGLVRKALAHAPKPKPLEGTSAVERLGDWVAEGFARPLSSARSELERLREQGRANGDSLHRIGEHLRTLEGLTRDFQEAAHLAAHAVTLRPVMADLSARLRQAWETSRQRQPGVLWNVHVPSEPVELRFDPERVQRMLDALLEQAGRHGGEVRVEVESTPAMVTMRVRDQGPELTEEERQRLFEPFRAQGSTGRLGLYIASELARLHGGGLSVESTGSEGTTFSVVLPRG, from the coding sequence ATGAGTCTCGTCCTGGTGGTGGACGATGAGCCCGCGGTGCTCGAGGTTCTCAGTCAGGTGGTGGAGGATCTGGGTCACGATGTGATCCAGGCGCGTGATGGCGAGGAGGCCTGGAGCCTCGCGCGCGCGCGCCGGCCCCAACTGGTGGTGACGGACCACATGATGCCGCGCCTGAGCGGCCTGGATCTGTGTCGGCGGATGCGCGGCGACGAGCTGCTGGGCCGGGTGCCCATCATCCTGTTGAGCGCGGTGCTTCCGCACGGAGCGCCCGAGGCCTACGCCTTCCTCCACAAGCCCTTCGAAATCACGGACTTCGAGGGGTTGGTGCGCAAGGCGCTGGCGCATGCGCCCAAGCCCAAGCCACTGGAGGGCACGTCCGCGGTGGAGCGGCTGGGGGATTGGGTGGCCGAGGGCTTCGCGCGGCCGCTGTCCTCGGCGCGCTCCGAGCTGGAGCGGCTGCGGGAGCAGGGGCGGGCGAACGGCGACTCGCTGCACCGGATCGGCGAGCATCTGCGGACGCTGGAGGGCCTGACGCGCGACTTCCAGGAGGCGGCGCACCTGGCGGCGCACGCGGTGACGCTGCGGCCGGTGATGGCGGACCTGAGTGCCCGGTTGCGCCAGGCGTGGGAGACCTCGCGCCAGCGCCAGCCCGGGGTGCTCTGGAACGTGCATGTGCCGAGCGAGCCGGTGGAGCTGCGCTTCGATCCGGAGCGCGTACAGCGCATGCTGGACGCGCTGCTGGAGCAGGCGGGGCGGCATGGGGGCGAGGTCCGGGTGGAGGTGGAGTCCACTCCCGCGATGGTGACGATGCGGGTGAGGGATCAGGGGCCGGAGCTGACGGAGGAGGAGCGACAGCGGCTCTTCGAGCCCTTCCGGGCCCAGGGCTCGACGGGACGGCTGGGGCTGTATATCGCCTCGGAGCTGGCGCGGCTGCATGGAGGGGGGCTGTCGGTGGAGTCCACGGGCAGCGAGGGCACGACGTTCAGCGTGGTCCTGCCCCGGGGCTGA
- a CDS encoding serine/threonine protein kinase, translated as MNSVRYHSLGPLLSGEGSRAFLGLALEEGRAPRPVVLVWAPPDVARDAELSVQLKRETQRASALEHPNILRVHGLAQLEPGLARITEFANGESLRRVLEVRPRIPPAFAALIASDVAMGLHYAHLAGNDDGSPLVHGDVRPETVMVSFSGVCKVTGYGALSVAPRERTGRRVRNRRNYSAPEQLNGGRGAMTPSTDVFLLGLLLHECLSGHMPFHDAPDGDQAVLTAQLPALPNDVPRALAAVVTRATAKRVHERYANALEFREALVAAVDGVIPPASVFAEFLAQLFPPDRDARATRHQMLEMGLAEVGRRASPVSSGAMLAVTAPPRRPSGAMAAPLPSAEPEIAVDVSTDFVDVPFENEDADAVDSVLEITGRHARPGVAKPLPREEPEPAPVRPRQRPPSPAPKQEQAPAPAPRKPRSHLPLIVGALAIAFAVVAAGGLFVWSTRERVPPAAPEAPPVATVAPSAQPLPQTEPPPEAMAPAPAEPAPAPGAPSDTVPAMATAPDTEAPATSDSVVLAAGTFPSPPAPGDAEAPTVGSAPVTTRLQLFVLPEVEVSLGGKPLGHTPLTVPLPPGAHTLELSIPTKGVRTTRTLTVKPQGVTTERFLLGRGSVQVNAPPGAVILLDGHKAGRKLSPWEGEHQLVVTSGEGRWEKTFRLEPDQQLTFDATPTPP; from the coding sequence ATGAATTCGGTTCGCTACCATTCCCTGGGGCCACTTCTCTCGGGAGAGGGCTCGCGGGCCTTCCTCGGGCTCGCGCTCGAGGAGGGCCGGGCGCCCCGGCCGGTGGTGCTCGTGTGGGCACCGCCCGATGTGGCCCGGGACGCGGAGCTGTCCGTGCAGCTCAAGCGCGAGACCCAGCGCGCCTCCGCGCTCGAGCACCCCAACATCCTGCGCGTGCACGGCCTGGCCCAGCTCGAGCCCGGCCTCGCGCGCATCACCGAGTTCGCCAACGGCGAGTCCCTGCGCCGGGTGCTGGAGGTGCGTCCGCGCATCCCCCCCGCCTTCGCCGCGCTCATCGCCTCGGACGTGGCCATGGGGCTGCACTACGCGCACCTGGCGGGCAACGACGATGGCTCGCCGCTGGTGCACGGGGACGTGCGGCCGGAGACGGTGATGGTCTCCTTCAGTGGTGTGTGCAAGGTGACGGGCTATGGCGCCCTGAGCGTCGCGCCCCGCGAGCGCACGGGCCGGCGCGTGCGCAACCGCCGCAACTACAGCGCCCCCGAACAGCTCAACGGCGGCCGGGGGGCGATGACCCCGAGCACCGACGTGTTCCTCCTGGGGCTGCTGCTGCACGAGTGCCTGTCGGGGCACATGCCCTTCCACGACGCGCCGGATGGGGATCAGGCCGTCCTCACCGCGCAACTGCCCGCCCTGCCGAACGATGTGCCGCGCGCGCTCGCCGCGGTGGTGACGCGCGCCACCGCCAAGCGCGTCCACGAGCGCTACGCCAACGCGCTCGAGTTCCGCGAGGCCCTGGTGGCCGCCGTCGATGGCGTCATCCCCCCGGCCAGTGTCTTCGCCGAGTTCCTCGCCCAGCTCTTCCCGCCGGACCGCGACGCGCGGGCCACGCGGCACCAGATGCTGGAGATGGGGCTGGCGGAAGTGGGACGCCGCGCCTCGCCCGTGAGCTCGGGAGCGATGCTGGCCGTCACGGCCCCACCGCGGCGGCCCTCGGGCGCCATGGCGGCCCCGCTTCCCTCCGCCGAGCCGGAAATCGCGGTCGACGTGAGTACCGACTTCGTGGACGTGCCCTTCGAGAACGAGGACGCGGACGCCGTGGACTCGGTGCTGGAGATCACCGGCCGGCATGCCCGTCCGGGCGTGGCCAAGCCCCTGCCCCGCGAGGAGCCGGAGCCCGCGCCCGTCCGCCCGCGGCAGCGCCCCCCGTCCCCCGCGCCGAAGCAGGAGCAGGCCCCGGCGCCCGCGCCACGCAAGCCCCGCTCGCACCTGCCCCTGATCGTCGGCGCGCTGGCCATCGCGTTCGCCGTCGTGGCCGCGGGAGGCCTCTTCGTGTGGAGCACGCGCGAGCGGGTGCCGCCCGCCGCGCCCGAGGCCCCACCTGTCGCCACCGTCGCGCCCTCCGCGCAGCCACTCCCCCAGACCGAGCCCCCGCCGGAAGCGATGGCCCCAGCGCCCGCCGAACCGGCCCCGGCGCCGGGCGCGCCCTCGGACACGGTCCCCGCCATGGCCACCGCGCCGGACACCGAGGCTCCCGCGACCTCGGACTCCGTGGTGCTCGCCGCGGGCACGTTTCCCTCGCCGCCCGCGCCCGGGGACGCGGAGGCGCCCACGGTCGGGAGCGCCCCGGTGACCACCCGGCTCCAGCTCTTCGTGCTCCCCGAGGTGGAGGTGTCGCTCGGAGGCAAGCCACTGGGCCACACGCCCCTGACGGTGCCGCTGCCGCCCGGTGCCCACACGCTGGAGTTGAGCATCCCCACCAAGGGCGTGCGCACCACCCGCACCCTCACCGTGAAACCCCAGGGCGTGACGACCGAGCGCTTCCTGTTGGGCCGGGGCTCGGTGCAGGTGAACGCGCCTCCGGGCGCCGTCATCCTGCTCGACGGACACAAGGCGGGGCGCAAGCTGTCTCCGTGGGAGGGAGAACACCAGCTCGTCGTCACCTCCGGGGAGGGCCGCTGGGAGAAGACCTTCCGGCTGGAGCCCGACCAGCAGTTGACCTTCGACGCGACGCCCACCCCGCCGTGA
- a CDS encoding DUF5985 family protein, translating into MADVVFLLCAATSLACAVLLLRGYARNRVRLLLWSSLCFVGLTVNNALLVLDKLILPGRDLLLFRNLSGFLALALLVYGLVWDSE; encoded by the coding sequence ATGGCTGACGTGGTCTTCCTTTTGTGCGCGGCGACGAGCCTGGCCTGCGCGGTGCTGCTCCTGCGCGGCTATGCCCGCAACCGGGTGCGCCTGCTGCTGTGGAGCAGCCTGTGCTTCGTCGGGCTGACGGTGAACAACGCGCTGCTGGTGCTGGACAAGCTGATCCTCCCCGGCCGGGATCTGCTGTTGTTCCGCAACCTGTCCGGGTTCCTGGCGCTCGCGCTCCTGGTGTATGGCCTCGTGTGGGATTCCGAATGA